In a genomic window of Glaciimonas sp. PCH181:
- a CDS encoding IS66 family transposase, translated as MSTPPHLPDDISALKAMITDRDAVIALHGETVAQLQDALSSHRIEIEHLKLFIAKLKRLQFGRKSEKLDRQIEQLELRLEDLQTEESDVASAAPATKPVRPKIPRKPLPPHLPRDEKIYTPEHAACPDCGGDLRHLGSDVAEQLEFVPASFRVIRHVRPKLACTCCDCIVQAPAPSRPIARGLAGPGLLAHILVSKFADHLPLYRQSVIYAREGVELDRGLLADWVGAASSLLRPLVDAVRRHVMATTKLHADDTPIPVLAPGNGKTKTARLWTYVRDDRPSGSTDAPAVWFAYTPDRKGIHPQTHLAKFAGVLQADAYAGFNAIYATGRVQEAACWAHARRKFFDLHAARASPITTEALRRIGALYEIEASIRGKPPQVRQAVRQAQSRPLIDALESWLRASLLTLSRKSDTTAAILYALNLWPALTRYCDDGSIEIDNSAAERALRGIAIGRRNYLFAGSDNGGERAAAIYSLIGTAKLNGVDPAAWLRYVLTHIADHPVNQIDDFLPWNLASRLAIISAPKQ; from the coding sequence ATGTCAACGCCGCCCCACCTTCCCGACGATATCAGCGCTTTAAAAGCGATGATTACCGATCGTGATGCGGTCATTGCGTTGCACGGGGAAACGGTGGCGCAGCTACAGGACGCACTGTCCTCACATCGCATCGAAATCGAACACCTCAAGCTCTTCATCGCCAAACTCAAACGGCTGCAGTTCGGCCGCAAATCCGAGAAGCTGGACCGGCAAATTGAACAACTCGAATTACGGTTAGAAGATTTGCAGACAGAAGAAAGTGACGTTGCCAGCGCTGCCCCGGCAACGAAGCCAGTGCGTCCGAAGATACCACGCAAACCGCTACCGCCCCATTTGCCCCGGGACGAGAAGATCTATACGCCAGAGCATGCCGCCTGCCCCGATTGCGGTGGCGATTTGCGTCATCTCGGCAGTGACGTTGCCGAGCAACTTGAATTCGTCCCGGCCAGCTTTCGGGTCATCCGGCATGTGCGTCCCAAACTCGCTTGCACCTGCTGCGACTGCATCGTCCAGGCGCCGGCACCCAGCCGTCCGATTGCACGCGGTCTGGCGGGGCCCGGATTACTCGCCCATATTCTGGTGAGCAAGTTCGCTGATCATCTTCCGCTCTACCGGCAATCGGTCATCTATGCCCGGGAAGGTGTGGAACTGGATCGGGGATTATTGGCAGACTGGGTCGGTGCTGCCAGCAGCCTGCTGCGACCGCTGGTCGATGCGGTACGCCGTCATGTGATGGCAACGACCAAATTACATGCCGACGACACCCCGATCCCGGTACTGGCACCCGGCAATGGCAAGACCAAAACAGCCAGACTGTGGACGTATGTCCGCGACGACCGGCCATCGGGATCAACCGATGCCCCGGCAGTCTGGTTCGCTTACACGCCGGACCGCAAAGGTATCCATCCTCAGACCCATCTGGCGAAATTCGCCGGCGTTCTGCAGGCCGATGCGTATGCCGGATTCAACGCGATTTATGCAACCGGTCGTGTACAGGAGGCTGCGTGCTGGGCGCACGCGCGACGCAAATTCTTCGACTTGCATGCAGCACGGGCCTCGCCAATCACCACTGAAGCCTTGCGCCGCATCGGCGCATTGTATGAGATCGAAGCAAGCATACGTGGCAAACCGCCACAGGTAAGACAGGCAGTGCGCCAGGCGCAGTCGCGCCCGCTCATTGATGCGTTGGAAAGCTGGCTGCGGGCAAGTTTGTTGACGCTGTCGCGCAAATCCGATACTACTGCGGCGATCCTGTACGCCCTCAATTTATGGCCAGCATTAACCCGCTATTGCGACGATGGCAGCATCGAGATCGATAATTCGGCCGCCGAACGCGCATTGCGCGGTATCGCCATTGGACGACGTAATTATCTGTTTGCAGGCTCCGACAATGGCGGCGAACGTGCCGCCGCTATCTACTCGCTCATTGGGACGGCTAAACTCAATGGCGTCGATCCGGCAGCATGGTTGCGCTACGTCCTGACGCATATTGCCGATCATCCCGTCAATCAAATTGATGACTTCCTGCCTTGGAATCTGGCATCTAGGCTGGCGATCATATCTGCGCCAAAGCAATAG
- the tnpB gene encoding IS66 family insertion sequence element accessory protein TnpB (TnpB, as the term is used for proteins encoded by IS66 family insertion elements, is considered an accessory protein, since TnpC, encoded by a neighboring gene, is a DDE family transposase.), translating into MIGLPAGTRIWIAAGVTDMRCGFNGLAAKVQTALADDPFSGHVFVFRGRRGDILKILWWTGDGLCLLAKRLERGRFIWPQASEGAVCLSQAQLSMLLEGIDWRRPERTQRPLSGL; encoded by the coding sequence ATGATCGGTTTGCCAGCAGGAACGCGGATCTGGATCGCAGCAGGCGTGACCGATATGCGTTGCGGTTTTAATGGGTTGGCAGCCAAGGTGCAAACGGCATTGGCCGATGACCCGTTTAGCGGTCACGTCTTCGTGTTTCGTGGCCGACGTGGCGATATTTTGAAGATCTTGTGGTGGACCGGCGACGGGCTGTGTCTGCTGGCCAAACGGCTGGAACGCGGCCGCTTCATCTGGCCGCAGGCAAGCGAAGGCGCGGTTTGTCTGTCGCAAGCGCAACTGTCAATGTTGCTGGAAGGGATCGATTGGCGACGTCCCGAGCGCACGCAACGGCCCCTGTCAGGCTTGTAA
- a CDS encoding transposase, protein MDTNIESVTPSKRSGYRQHSIDFKRMVVEQSLMAGASVSRVARAHDVNANQVFTWRKLFRAGAYEIASGKSVKLLPVVLGDPRQPSPAKPVFTTAVTPTGVMVLEIGKARLRVEGVVDPSMLSMVLARLLA, encoded by the coding sequence ATGGACACAAATATTGAGTCGGTTACTCCCTCTAAGCGCAGTGGTTATCGGCAACATTCGATTGATTTCAAACGCATGGTGGTCGAACAATCCTTGATGGCTGGGGCCTCGGTGTCGCGGGTGGCGCGGGCCCACGATGTGAATGCGAACCAGGTATTTACCTGGCGTAAATTGTTTCGTGCAGGAGCCTATGAGATTGCCTCAGGCAAGTCCGTCAAATTGCTGCCAGTAGTTCTTGGCGACCCTCGGCAACCATCCCCTGCCAAGCCAGTCTTCACCACGGCCGTTACACCGACCGGCGTGATGGTCCTGGAAATAGGTAAGGCGCGACTTCGAGTCGAGGGCGTGGTGGATCCGTCTATGCTTTCCATGGTGCTGGCCCGGTTGCTGGCATGA
- a CDS encoding IS66 family transposase, with protein sequence MTSPTLLDDLSRDQLRTLVATLTATLSDKERELHYRQTRIDQLTHEISVLRRYQFGKSSEQRDTTQASLLDETIDADIAAIEEELEELSANGPSGRERKQPKRASLPPQLPRIDICHEPDNLTCRCGCQLQRIGEDISEKLDSTPGVFSVERHVRGKWACAICETLIQAPVPAQVIDKGIPTAALLAQVLVAKYADHTPLYRQVSIFGRTGLSLPRSTLGAWVGICGLRLQPLVDALRAEMLREEVLHADETPLPMLSPGNKKTHRGYLWAYASTRFSSLRVVVYDFAESRAGEHARNFLGDWNGSLICDDYGGYKKGFQQGILEIGCMAHARRKFFDLHIANKSQIAEQALKFFTALYDIEREALTFTPEERRQIRMTRAKPIADMLHAWMQNQRHLVLEGSAIAKALDYNLKRWNALVRFLDNGHLPIDNNWIENQIRPVAIGRGNWLFVGSLRAGKRAAAIMSLIQSAKLNGHDPYLYLKDVLTRLPTQKASDISSLLPHRWNPDRPAIS encoded by the coding sequence ATGACATCGCCCACCCTCCTTGACGACTTGAGCCGAGATCAGCTTCGTACGCTAGTGGCGACGTTGACGGCGACCCTCAGCGACAAGGAGCGCGAATTACATTATCGCCAGACGCGCATCGATCAACTCACGCATGAGATTTCGGTCCTGCGGCGCTATCAGTTCGGTAAAAGTAGCGAACAACGCGATACCACGCAGGCCAGCCTACTCGATGAAACCATCGACGCTGATATTGCCGCCATTGAAGAAGAGCTGGAAGAGCTGAGTGCGAACGGGCCCTCCGGCAGGGAGCGCAAACAGCCCAAACGTGCATCGCTTCCACCGCAATTGCCGCGCATTGACATTTGCCATGAGCCAGATAATTTGACCTGTCGCTGTGGCTGCCAGCTGCAACGCATTGGCGAAGACATCAGTGAGAAACTCGACTCTACGCCAGGCGTGTTCAGCGTCGAACGCCATGTTCGCGGCAAATGGGCTTGCGCGATCTGTGAAACATTGATTCAGGCACCAGTCCCGGCGCAAGTGATTGACAAGGGTATTCCCACTGCAGCGCTGCTGGCTCAGGTGCTGGTGGCCAAGTATGCCGACCACACCCCTTTATACCGTCAAGTCAGTATCTTCGGACGCACCGGTTTATCGTTGCCACGTTCGACGCTGGGTGCCTGGGTAGGTATTTGCGGATTGCGCTTGCAGCCACTGGTGGATGCGCTGCGCGCTGAAATGCTGCGCGAGGAAGTTCTTCATGCCGATGAAACACCGCTGCCCATGTTAAGTCCGGGAAATAAGAAGACCCACCGTGGCTATCTGTGGGCATATGCAAGCACACGTTTCTCTTCCCTGCGGGTCGTCGTTTATGACTTTGCCGAGAGTCGGGCAGGAGAACACGCCAGAAATTTCCTCGGGGACTGGAATGGCAGTCTGATTTGCGACGATTATGGTGGTTACAAAAAAGGGTTCCAGCAAGGCATTCTGGAAATTGGCTGCATGGCACACGCACGCCGAAAATTCTTTGATCTGCATATTGCCAATAAAAGCCAGATTGCCGAGCAAGCCTTGAAATTCTTTACGGCCCTCTACGATATTGAGCGGGAGGCTCTCACGTTCACGCCCGAAGAACGGCGGCAAATTCGTATGACGCGCGCAAAACCGATTGCCGACATGTTGCACGCGTGGATGCAGAATCAACGCCACCTGGTACTGGAGGGTTCCGCGATTGCCAAGGCACTGGACTACAATCTCAAACGCTGGAATGCGCTCGTTCGCTTCTTGGACAATGGCCACCTTCCCATCGATAACAATTGGATCGAGAACCAAATAAGACCGGTGGCAATTGGGAGAGGAAACTGGTTATTTGTTGGCTCCCTGCGTGCCGGGAAACGCGCCGCAGCGATCATGAGTTTGATTCAATCCGCCAAGCTCAATGGTCACGATCCGTATCTTTATCTTAAAGACGTGCTCACGCGTTTGCCTACCCAAAAAGCCAGCGACATATCCTCCCTTTTGCCGCACCGCTGGAACCCTGATCGGCCAGCCATCTCATAG
- the tnpB gene encoding IS66 family insertion sequence element accessory protein TnpB (TnpB, as the term is used for proteins encoded by IS66 family insertion elements, is considered an accessory protein, since TnpC, encoded by a neighboring gene, is a DDE family transposase.) encodes MVALIRVDAIWLATEALDMRAGTDTILARVVNVFGSAKPHHAYLFANKNSTRMKVLVYDGFGIWLAARRLNKGRFVWTNGVTAVATPMNPEQLRALVIGLPWGSLAEGHAISVL; translated from the coding sequence TTGGTTGCGTTGATCCGGGTCGATGCCATCTGGTTGGCCACGGAAGCACTGGATATGCGCGCTGGTACCGACACCATCCTGGCACGTGTGGTCAACGTGTTTGGCTCTGCCAAACCGCATCACGCCTATCTGTTTGCGAATAAAAATTCAACCCGCATGAAGGTCCTGGTCTATGACGGATTCGGTATCTGGCTGGCAGCACGCCGATTAAACAAGGGACGGTTTGTCTGGACAAATGGCGTTACTGCGGTCGCCACTCCTATGAATCCCGAGCAATTGCGCGCACTGGTGATTGGTCTGCCATGGGGATCGCTGGCAGAGGGGCACGCCATTTCAGTGTTGTAA
- a CDS encoding transposase, producing MSTTILDGHVHTMEAIEVFSEVVSPTGRRRHSKEFKAQAIRSAMQPNVSIAAVALHYRLNANMLRRWVADKEELDESAEMRKSMSIPTAEFVPLQLGALGSPAGGQDIHIEVRRGAATITIRWPLCTAGDCATWLQGWLR from the coding sequence GTGTCCACTACTATTTTAGATGGACACGTGCACACTATGGAAGCGATCGAAGTATTTTCTGAGGTAGTCTCACCCACTGGGCGGCGTCGGCATAGCAAAGAATTTAAAGCGCAGGCGATACGATCTGCGATGCAGCCGAACGTTTCCATCGCAGCGGTGGCATTGCATTACCGTCTGAATGCCAACATGCTCCGGAGGTGGGTCGCTGATAAGGAGGAGCTCGATGAATCTGCGGAGATGCGCAAATCCATGAGCATCCCGACAGCGGAATTTGTGCCGCTACAATTGGGAGCTTTGGGTAGTCCAGCAGGTGGGCAAGATATTCATATTGAAGTACGTCGTGGTGCGGCGACCATTACGATTCGCTGGCCTTTGTGCACCGCGGGCGACTGCGCTACCTGGCTGCAAGGTTGGTTGCGTTGA
- a CDS encoding S9 family peptidase, with amino-acid sequence MQNKKRLTALGSLMLMLSVLSSICLAQTPTLDAALNEQVVMVPVGSGLFGVKLETTIFKPAGDGPFPLLIMNHGKASGNPHFQPRARFLVISREFVKRGYAVVIPMRKGFSQSTGLYVAGGCNIAGNGNAHRLMICGAGICTSAALGR; translated from the coding sequence ATGCAAAATAAAAAACGTCTTACAGCGCTTGGTTCTTTGATGCTAATGCTAAGTGTACTAAGCAGTATTTGTCTTGCACAAACGCCTACTTTGGATGCCGCACTTAATGAGCAGGTAGTGATGGTTCCGGTTGGCTCCGGCCTGTTCGGGGTCAAATTGGAAACCACCATTTTTAAACCCGCAGGAGATGGCCCTTTCCCGCTGCTGATCATGAATCACGGCAAGGCCTCGGGTAATCCACATTTTCAGCCACGTGCGCGGTTTTTGGTCATTAGTCGGGAATTTGTCAAACGCGGTTACGCGGTTGTGATCCCGATGCGTAAAGGATTTTCTCAATCGACCGGGCTGTATGTCGCAGGCGGCTGCAATATTGCTGGTAATGGCAATGCGCACAGGCTGATGATTTGCGGGGCTGGAATATGCACTTCAGCAGCCTTGGGCAGATAA
- a CDS encoding sensor histidine kinase: protein MKLSDFINTHIEQIIKQWESIARTLGAPANQISTIALRDHIKQILKDVASDIVSTQSPHQQTEKLKGTPESNVEDGSAACTHGVLRQLSGFSLAQLTAEYRALRAIVLRLWLPQIQQVSEETTYDMVRFNEAIDQALTESVTTFSDQETRTRDTFLAILGHDLRSPLATMAMAGDSLIRQGEATDGVRRIGARVVRSAATMNAMVNDLLEYARTQLGGKMPIVMRQVDVKEVCQTALDDASAAHPECEFVLEASGELEDQFDSDRLLQVFSNLMNNAAQYCAEGHPVTIVALGEPDAITVKVKNLGPVIPSSSLQVIFTPLTQLSVEGQVHTRPSTSLGLGLFIARQITEAHGGTISVVSDEVSGTVFTVRLPRVKASQ from the coding sequence ATGAAATTATCTGATTTTATTAACACCCACATCGAGCAAATCATCAAGCAGTGGGAGTCGATCGCGCGAACACTCGGTGCGCCGGCTAATCAAATTTCGACCATTGCGTTACGCGATCATATAAAGCAGATTTTGAAAGATGTTGCGTCGGATATTGTATCGACCCAAAGTCCACATCAACAAACCGAAAAACTAAAAGGTACACCTGAATCCAATGTCGAAGACGGCAGCGCTGCATGTACTCATGGCGTATTGCGTCAGCTCAGCGGCTTTTCGCTGGCACAGCTGACTGCTGAGTACCGCGCTTTGCGAGCGATTGTGCTGCGCCTGTGGTTGCCTCAAATCCAACAGGTTTCGGAAGAGACTACTTACGATATGGTGCGCTTCAACGAGGCGATAGATCAGGCTTTAACCGAATCGGTGACAACGTTTTCGGATCAGGAAACCCGTACCCGAGATACTTTTCTGGCGATTCTGGGACACGATTTGCGCAGCCCGCTGGCTACGATGGCCATGGCTGGCGACTCGCTGATAAGGCAAGGTGAGGCGACGGATGGTGTGCGGCGGATCGGCGCCCGGGTTGTCAGAAGCGCGGCTACTATGAACGCAATGGTGAATGATTTGCTGGAGTATGCAAGAACCCAGCTGGGCGGAAAAATGCCGATAGTCATGCGGCAAGTGGATGTTAAAGAAGTTTGTCAGACCGCGTTGGACGACGCCAGCGCCGCGCATCCCGAATGTGAATTTGTTCTAGAGGCATCTGGAGAGCTGGAAGATCAATTCGATAGCGATCGCTTGTTACAAGTCTTTTCCAACTTGATGAATAATGCGGCCCAATATTGCGCTGAAGGACATCCGGTGACGATTGTGGCACTGGGCGAGCCGGATGCGATTACCGTAAAGGTGAAAAATCTTGGGCCAGTTATTCCATCATCATCTTTACAGGTTATTTTTACACCATTGACGCAACTCTCTGTAGAGGGGCAAGTGCACACCCGGCCATCGACCAGTCTGGGCCTTGGTTTGTTCATCGCCCGTCAAATTACCGAAGCGCACGGTGGCACCATATCGGTGGTATCGGACGAGGTTTCCGGCACTGTATTCACGGTGCGATTGCCGAGGGTCAAGGCTAGCCAATAG
- a CDS encoding diguanylate cyclase, translating into MKKNTSHQHHPIISAETEKERNFAIRLMQHLVLPTFVLDPQCKVVVWNIACERLTGIPASEVIGTSDHWRGFYSAPRPCLADLIVRERAKDVSELYMQYKQHKNITETSKGLYAENWCVMPQVGNRLYLAIDAGPIYDDGGNLIAVVETLRDMTVQKEAQRALQELATQDGLTGIANRRTFDAALQTEWDRAVRDGTTLTLLMVDVDHFKDYNDNYGHQAGDECLKRVAKAMATAPLRPGDLVARYGGEEFAVILPDVSVEGAKVVAERIRTSVEQLQISGTQGMDKFVTVSIGAATAKAWTTSSSAALIAAADLSLYQAKHAGRNRVVAVKIDQT; encoded by the coding sequence ATGAAAAAAAATACATCTCATCAGCACCACCCGATCATTTCCGCGGAGACTGAAAAAGAGCGTAATTTTGCGATTCGCCTCATGCAGCACTTGGTTTTACCGACATTTGTACTAGATCCGCAATGCAAGGTCGTAGTCTGGAATATTGCCTGCGAACGCCTCACTGGCATACCGGCGTCGGAGGTCATCGGCACTTCGGACCACTGGCGCGGCTTCTACAGCGCCCCGCGACCGTGCCTTGCCGATCTGATCGTGCGAGAACGCGCCAAAGATGTTTCCGAACTTTATATGCAATACAAGCAACATAAAAATATCACCGAAACCAGCAAAGGCCTGTATGCAGAAAACTGGTGCGTGATGCCACAGGTTGGCAACCGACTCTATCTTGCTATCGATGCCGGTCCGATCTATGACGATGGCGGCAACCTGATTGCAGTGGTCGAAACATTGCGTGACATGACCGTGCAAAAGGAAGCCCAACGCGCATTACAAGAACTGGCGACACAAGATGGATTGACCGGTATTGCAAATCGACGCACTTTCGATGCTGCACTGCAAACCGAATGGGATCGGGCAGTCCGCGATGGCACAACGCTGACATTGCTGATGGTGGATGTGGATCATTTTAAAGACTATAACGACAACTACGGCCACCAGGCGGGCGATGAATGTCTTAAACGCGTCGCAAAAGCGATGGCCACCGCACCCCTGCGCCCCGGCGATCTGGTGGCGCGCTATGGCGGCGAGGAGTTCGCCGTCATTCTGCCGGATGTCTCCGTAGAAGGTGCCAAAGTAGTCGCCGAACGTATCCGCACTTCCGTAGAACAACTACAGATATCCGGCACGCAGGGGATGGACAAGTTTGTGACTGTCAGTATCGGCGCGGCCACCGCGAAGGCATGGACAACCAGCAGCTCGGCAGCCCTGATCGCTGCCGCCGATCTTTCGCTATATCAGGCCAAGCACGCAGGACGCAATCGGGTTGTCGCGGTCAAAATTGATCAGACCTGA
- a CDS encoding SDR family NAD(P)-dependent oxidoreductase gives MIILITGATAGFGAEMTRKFVKNGHKVIATGRRKERLDSLVAELGNAVLPVVMDVTDKKTTQAALDALPAEWQEIDVLVNNAGLALGTETAQQALLEDWETMIATNCQGLVTITRLVLPGMVARGRGTVINLGSVAGVHPYPGGNVYGATKAFVKQFTLNLRADLVGTGVRATDLAPGLCGGTEFSNVRYRGNDDAAAKVYEGTQPLTAEDIADTAYWIATLPAHININRIEMMPTCQGFAGLAIKRST, from the coding sequence ATGATCATTTTGATTACCGGTGCAACAGCAGGCTTTGGCGCGGAAATGACGCGTAAATTTGTAAAAAATGGCCATAAAGTGATTGCAACGGGCCGCCGTAAAGAGCGTCTTGATAGTCTGGTTGCCGAATTAGGCAACGCAGTATTGCCTGTTGTAATGGATGTGACCGACAAAAAGACGACTCAGGCGGCGTTGGACGCTTTGCCTGCCGAATGGCAAGAAATTGATGTGCTGGTGAATAATGCCGGTTTAGCATTGGGCACTGAAACTGCGCAGCAAGCATTGCTGGAAGATTGGGAGACCATGATTGCTACCAATTGCCAGGGTTTAGTTACCATCACCCGCCTGGTTTTGCCGGGCATGGTTGCGCGCGGACGCGGAACAGTGATCAATCTTGGTTCTGTCGCCGGTGTGCATCCTTATCCGGGTGGGAACGTCTATGGCGCGACTAAAGCCTTCGTTAAGCAATTTACGCTGAATTTACGCGCTGATTTGGTTGGCACCGGGGTCCGTGCAACTGATCTCGCGCCGGGTTTATGTGGTGGTACGGAGTTCTCAAACGTCCGCTATCGCGGCAATGACGATGCAGCGGCTAAAGTCTATGAGGGCACGCAACCGCTGACCGCAGAAGATATCGCTGATACGGCGTATTGGATTGCGACGTTGCCAGCGCATATTAATATCAATCGTATTGAAATGATGCCGACTTGTCAGGGGTTTGCTGGATTGGCGATTAAACGTAGCACTTAA
- a CDS encoding D-alanyl-D-alanine carboxypeptidase family protein: MKRISAILILNFFALSAACTQTPTTPTLTAKSWLLLDTNSNHVLASQDADVRVQPASLVKLMTGYLACAAIQDKKIALNQMVNVSNRAWKVDRDGSKMFIEPGTPVSIQDLLYGLIVQSGNDAAVAMAEAISGTEDTFVAQMNSTANIFGLKDTHFANSHGLPNPDNYSTARDLATLATHVVEDYPECYKIYSVKSFTYNKITQPNRNQLLSTDAGVDGIKTGHTAESGYSLIASANRANGSGNRRLIAVVLGAKSGNSRAQESARLLQWGYQNFDTIKLYGPRDIVATPKVWKGKEKQVKAGFLEDLYVTVPKGQSKKVKQVIEMNVPLFAPIAEGNKLGQIKVTVDDTVMLTRPIVALENVAQANIFSRLFDAAWLWANNTIDGLMKH, from the coding sequence ATGAAAAGAATTTCAGCGATCCTCATCCTGAATTTTTTTGCTCTCTCGGCGGCTTGCACCCAAACCCCGACCACTCCTACATTGACGGCAAAATCGTGGTTATTACTCGACACAAATAGTAATCATGTGCTTGCCTCGCAGGATGCCGATGTTCGGGTACAGCCAGCCTCGCTGGTCAAATTAATGACGGGTTATCTGGCGTGTGCAGCCATTCAGGATAAAAAAATTGCACTGAATCAAATGGTGAATGTCTCCAACCGCGCATGGAAAGTTGACCGCGATGGGTCCAAGATGTTCATCGAGCCGGGCACGCCAGTCAGCATTCAAGATCTGCTATACGGATTGATCGTTCAATCTGGAAATGATGCTGCGGTCGCTATGGCGGAGGCAATTTCTGGCACGGAAGATACCTTTGTCGCGCAAATGAACAGCACGGCAAATATCTTCGGTTTAAAGGATACCCACTTTGCCAATTCGCACGGCCTGCCAAATCCTGACAACTATTCCACCGCGCGCGACCTGGCAACTTTAGCCACACATGTAGTGGAAGATTATCCGGAGTGCTACAAAATCTATTCAGTCAAATCATTTACCTATAACAAAATTACACAACCCAATCGCAATCAATTATTGTCCACGGACGCCGGAGTGGATGGCATAAAAACCGGACACACGGCGGAATCAGGCTATAGCCTGATTGCCAGCGCCAACCGCGCCAACGGATCGGGCAACAGACGCCTGATTGCCGTCGTGCTGGGAGCCAAGTCTGGCAATAGTCGGGCACAAGAAAGCGCAAGACTATTGCAATGGGGCTATCAGAACTTTGACACCATAAAATTGTATGGACCCCGCGATATCGTTGCCACACCGAAGGTTTGGAAAGGCAAAGAAAAGCAGGTAAAAGCGGGCTTTCTGGAAGACCTGTATGTGACCGTTCCAAAAGGACAATCGAAGAAGGTGAAGCAAGTTATTGAAATGAACGTTCCACTATTTGCCCCTATAGCAGAAGGCAATAAGCTTGGTCAGATTAAGGTGACCGTGGACGATACAGTGATGCTCACCCGACCGATTGTTGCGCTGGAGAATGTCGCCCAAGCGAATATTTTTTCACGCCTGTTCGATGCAGCATGGCTGTGGGCTAACAACACCATTGACGGGTTAATGAAACATTAA
- a CDS encoding DUF4337 domain-containing protein, with translation MEEEYEVPSPHEHAIEEAVEKERDGLAQKVALMTAILATIGALVSYQSGTAQNEAMFLKNQSILKQAEASDQWAFYQSKSTKSHLDEAVAALTENTDLKARYLADRDKQDKQKAEIKTEAEKLQAESRKLGEESEAKLRPHERLALGMTFIQIAVALAAITVLTRRRWLIWGSVISAAIGIICSATAFL, from the coding sequence ATGGAAGAAGAATACGAAGTGCCTAGCCCGCACGAGCACGCAATCGAAGAAGCTGTGGAGAAGGAGCGCGATGGATTAGCGCAGAAAGTGGCGCTGATGACGGCGATTTTGGCGACCATCGGTGCGCTGGTCAGTTATCAAAGCGGCACGGCGCAAAATGAAGCGATGTTTTTAAAGAATCAAAGCATTTTGAAGCAGGCTGAGGCTAGCGATCAATGGGCTTTTTATCAGTCGAAGTCGACTAAAAGTCATCTCGACGAAGCTGTGGCTGCGTTGACCGAAAACACCGATTTGAAAGCGCGTTATCTGGCAGATCGCGATAAACAGGATAAGCAGAAGGCGGAAATAAAAACTGAAGCCGAGAAGCTTCAGGCCGAATCGCGCAAGCTTGGTGAGGAATCCGAGGCAAAACTGCGACCGCATGAGCGCCTGGCGCTGGGGATGACATTTATTCAGATCGCCGTAGCGTTAGCGGCAATTACAGTGCTGACAAGAAGGCGGTGGTTGATTTGGGGCTCGGTGATTTCGGCAGCGATTGGGATTATTTGTTCCGCGACAGCTTTTCTTTGA
- a CDS encoding high-potential iron-sulfur protein — MSNRRIFLKSISQIAAASAMGVAIGARAQAAKLDEANPQAVALGYKHDTTKIDKTKYPNHTAAQQCGNCALFQGKAGDATGGCPLFAGKMVATTGWCSAYSKKA, encoded by the coding sequence ATGAGTAATCGTAGAATATTTTTGAAGAGTATCTCCCAGATCGCGGCAGCATCTGCAATGGGCGTTGCAATCGGCGCACGCGCGCAGGCAGCAAAATTAGATGAGGCAAATCCGCAAGCAGTCGCGCTAGGTTACAAACACGATACGACCAAAATCGACAAGACCAAATATCCTAACCATACCGCGGCGCAGCAATGCGGCAATTGCGCGCTGTTTCAAGGCAAAGCTGGCGATGCCACGGGTGGATGCCCACTTTTTGCAGGAAAAATGGTAGCAACAACCGGATGGTGTAGCGCGTATTCAAAAAAAGCATAA